AGTGAAGATTTTCTCATCATGTAAATACCCTCTGGAGGCTTAATTACAGCAAATGATATAGCTATGTCCTGGCCTATGTGTCATTCCAGGAAAAGGCAACGTCAGATAACAGACCAAAGGGATTAACCTAGTTACGGTTGCCTAGTACAGTTCATTGAACGAGCAGTCTGGGCATGGCTTTCTCTCTTGGATTTTAGTGACTTCTGACCCCATAATACAAGTGTGTCCCAAAGTGGTATTTTTGGCTGTTTGGCTTTGTTTGTCTTCTAGCCATCATGGCACAAATATAAGTTAACTCTGGTTCTACTCAGCAGTGTCCCTATTTTTGCAGGCATAAAATGGGTGCACCCATCTGGGCGTCCAGATGATGCTGACACACCCAGCCCAGTTCTTGGGGCGGCCCAGACAGTGACTCAGAGAGGCAGCCAGCATGGTCCAGGAGATGCATTTAGACAACTGATGCTAAAAACAGTTCCTACTCTCATGCATATTTCTAACCTCCCTCCCCCTTGTCCCCAAGGCGAAAAGTGAGCTTGCTCCTCTTCACTCTCCCATGAACCCTTCAAGCTGCCATTTCTTTCAGGGACATTCACGTGCATCAGAATTTATTGCCAATGGCAGTGGCAGTGGGGGGTTGGGAATGGTTTGGGAAGAAGCAAAAGGCAGGGTTTAGCTTCATTGTGCTGCCCTGATGTGGATTCAGTCTGGATGGCTCAGGCTCTGCATGTCTGGAGGAATGACCCTGCCCTGTCTATCTTCTATTGAGTCTGGAAAGCCATTGGAGAGGAAGCCTGATAGCTCGCCTGAGGAAGTGGGCTTCCTCCGTCCTTCCCTGGAGAATGCAGATAAGCACATTTACCTGCAGCTGATTGGGGGCTACCATACGCAGTTAATGCTACATCCTCCTCAGCGCCATCACTGTCTCGGGCTGCAAGCCAAAGGGGGGGAAGGTCTGGGTTAGTGTCAGAGGTTCACCTGGAAACATCACCTTAGGAGGGTGGGGCTCAGTGGCTTGCAAAGAGGCTCcgtcctttaaaaataaattctccactgaggctacttttttttttttaatttgtgatttaaaaaagagcattgttaaaaaaaaaaaaaaagagcattgtTAAAGCTTCAGAGGAAGGTTGCATACAGATCACAATTGTGTACGCAGGAGAAGTACCTCTGTGCTTAGTAACTGAAGGGGCTGAAGCCTCATCGTCACTTTCACGAGCAAAAGTTGGTATTTGCaggaaggaaaataatctgaagggCTTGTGTTGGCAAGAAcgtttttctcctgttttccatCATTTGCTATTCATTGACTCGGTTTTTACATTGCATAGCCTCATTGTTTCTGTCTTAATACCTTCCAAAAAAAATCATACTAGATTTGTCTGTAGATATTTAAACAAGGGATAGAAAAAAATACCCACAATAATGTGATTCATTAAAATGCACATGGGTCTTGGTTTTAGCGAACTTGATAAAACAATATTCTAAGTAATCTAAAACAGATAAAGTAGGCACTACTAGAATAGCAGCTTTCCTTTCATAAAAAAAGGTTCATGTCTGATATTCtagatttttattgcttttatttatttattttttgccacatcctgaggcatgtgggatcttagttccctgaccagggattgaacccccactacctgcaatggaagcatggagtcttaaccactggaccaccagggaagtccccctgatGGTTTAGGATCTTTGCAAATGATATCACACTAAAAATTCTCAGTTAAAAGagcaattgattttaaaaattcagtcgaTATGCAGTTTTTCAGGAGCATGTTTATATCACAGGGCACAGACTATTTATACCCATTTGCTTGGTGTTTTGTAGTAATATGCCTGAttggatttttattcttcatctaGATGTTTTTATATCTTTGAACTAAGTCCATATATCACTTTAGAGAGAATCTTTAAAGACTAATCGTTTGAAAGACTTCCAGGGAAATGAAATCCTTAATCCCCTTTGCTGATTTACTTCAGTGTACCAACTCTTTGCATTTAATCTGAATGCTTTGCGCTTCCATTTGAGTCTATTTCTACCATTCATCTTTAACTGGAGACAGGAAACAGGACAGCAGCCTCTTGGGGAGAAGTCATCATGTGTGTGAAATTCCCTGCTAATCCCCTCTTGTTTTACTCTTCTTTTAACTGATTAACTCTGGTCTCAGAACCCAGTGGTAAATCAAATAATTATGTGACTGCAATCACAGCTATAAATCAGAAGACACACATGACAAATGCATGCCTCACAGACTGGAACAAAATGTGTTTTGGTACAGAATTTAGAGAGAACCTGAATGTTGGTGAGAAAGGCACCTAAAGCTTAAGAACTACCATCTCCCTTTCATCTGCTTCACCTTCCCACGTAGGTCTATTGTTCTAACCCCTTCATCATCTTGGAGGTTTTCCACCAAGTCTCTCCAGATCCCCACACTTCTCCTCAGTGGGTCCCAGAGCTGGAATGGGTATTCTTGTCAGGGACTGACCGACGCTGAGAACAAAGGCCTGACTGTTCTTGCTGACCGCACATCTGTCTACACAGCACTGCGCTTGTTTCCTGAGCAGACAAAACCAAACACAGCTGTGAGCTGCTTTCCCACAGCCAGCTCTTGACCCACAGCAACACTTAGAATTTTTTACATTATTGTTATTACATTGTCCTGCTCTGGGTCTTATCTATTTTGCATctctttgtatgtttttttctgaGCTAGGTGTCATTTCATACATTTTCCTGAGTTTGAATCATTCTTCTGATTTTTGACATCTGTACTTTTTTCCAGGTGACCTACATCCTGATTCCCTTCTCTAAGCTTAAGTTTCTGGTTATTCCGCCCAGTTTTGGAGAGCAATCTACATGTTCTTTTCTACACCATTGATTTTTCTTCCCACAAAATATCAAATTACATTGACAATGACTATCTCTGGCAGAAATGAATTTTCTACCAATGCTCTAGTAATAAGGATAGTTATAAGGAAACATTGTGCTTTTGAAAGCTCTTATTTTTCCATAGGACATGTCTTAGAACACTTTAAATACCTGCCTAATCTTTGGGGGGTATGGAAAATTGATTGCTACAGGTCCCAATGTGTTTTGGGTATTATGAAACACCAAGAACTCTCTTTCTGTCTGATTTTGTTTCCTAGAGACATATGACAGCAAACAAAGCAGACACAaaagttttatcttattttttggtGAGAACTATGAGAAGTCGTTTCAAGAAAGATTGACTCTGCAACTTTGCCATGAACCTCACATCATCAAAAGTAATGAGAAACTCATATAGGAAGGATGTATAGTCTCAATTTCCGATTCATggtcaactgaactgaacagaattaaTGGATGCAGCTATCTGAACAGGAATTAATTTGAATGTGTAATTAGCCATAGATTACAGCTCAAAAAGTGTATGACTTGACAGGAAagcttctattaatttttttgagCCTGGTGAATATAATGTGCGCTATGCAATACATAAAATAACATCATCTTTGCACATTAGAAATACATTGTGAAAAATCAGATGCCTATTAAGACACAGAAATGGATGTAAAACTGTGATATTTGGTTATGAATAATGGGCCAGATGTTTCTGAAAGGAATTAATGAGTTTTGATGTCTTTCCAGATCACTGATATTAGCCATTTATTCCCCCAGGTTATTGGAGTCCAAGTCTCCTTATTATCATGGATAATACGTTTTATTCTTTAACAACGTATAGTCAGGTGACTTGGTCTTACATAAGGATTCAAATCTGACCCAgaaattattatgaaaatgtCACATAAGCAAGTTCTTGATTTCTATTAATGATTACACATCTGAGCTTCTGCTCAGAATTCTCACTTAATGGCGCTTCCTGTCACTTTTTGTAAACCTTGAAGGCTCTCAAGAAGTGAATGGTTTGCAAAGTAGACATCAGAAGTTATTGGGCTTTGTGACTCTAATGAGATGATGAGTCGTACGAATCAGTCTACTATGATGTTTGGGGAAGTTAATTTTgagacttaaattttaaaaatgtcagtcaCTGCTGCCAGGGGTGACTTTTGCACTTGATGGCCAAAATATCTGGACTTAGCACGCTATGTCATGCAAGGGCACGACCAAAGCCTAATTTGGGGCTGGTAAACTCATTTTATAGTGGGTGCCTTTCTTTATCCAGTAAGAATACTCAGAGCCACACCCTCTTTATTTAGGACCTCTGAGTCATTTCTGTCTTGGCCTCTCCTCATGAATCTCTGTATTCTGGATGAGCtgatttttcagaaaagtttAACCTTGCCTATGTCTGCCTCTCTAGGCTTGAGCTATTTAGTCACCTCCctaagtcttccctggtggtccagtcagtaaagagtttgcctgcaatgcggaagacctgggttcaatccctgggtcgggaagatcctgtggaggaggaaatggcaacccactccagtattcttgcctggagaatcccatcgacagaggagcctgctgggctacaatccatggggtcgcaaagaatcagacacgactgagcgactaacgctagATCCTGACCATTCCCTTTTTGTTCCTTCCTGCTTTATCCTCTGGCCCTGTTTTTCCTCCTGCTTTGCTCACAGGAGAGCCTCCCCAAGTTCCCCAGAGAGTACCTCTTGAGAGCTCCTGAGTCTCTGCTCTGAAGCTGCGTTCGTAAGTCGGGAGCGGGCAGGCATTGCTTGGCAGGGGGCAATCCTGCTGACATGATCGGTAGAGAATGCACAGCTCTGGGACAATGTACAGTAGCAGGAAAACCCACGCGTTGGTGACCAGGGCGATGCAGATGACGGGGTCGTCCCACTGGGGCTGCCGTTGGAGCTGTGTGTTGCCCCTCATGAGCATGGAGATCCACACCACCCAGATGATGATGGAGACCAGCACGGTGACAAAGATGAACCTGCCGTGCTGCTTCCAGTTCTCACAAGGGCCGCAGAAGGTGGTCTTGGAGACAAAGAACGTGAGGGCCATCAGGAAGAGGACGTAGATCAGGAGGACCACGAAGTCCACGTTGAGCTGATAGGGCGTCATGTGCACAAACATGCCACCCCTGGTCATGATGAGAGTCACGTACTCAATGGCGATGATGGTCTGCAACAGGCTGACCCCAATAGCAATGCACAGAATTGTCGTCCAAGAGAAGGAGACTCGACCCCGGACCAGCTTCACCAGGTTGGAGGCGTGAGCCAAGAGGCACGAgaagcagagagcaaagaggaccCCAAAGAGAAAGTAGCGGATGGGGGCAGTCTGCTGATTGAGCTGGATGATGAAGGCAAAAGCAAGGCCAAAGAGCCCCAGCACACCCAGGAGGAAGAGGAACTGGGTGGGGAGGACATTCCAGTGGGCGCAGTCTTGGACCCTTCTCATGAGGAAGAGAAACGCCAGGAGCAGCAGAACTGTGACCACTATGCCAACTGCTGCCAGGGACTCCAGAACGATGCCCCACGCTCCCTCGGTGTCACAGAGGAAGTAATAGTCCCCAGTGGACTCCTTGCAGTCCTCATACATGGTGACTTCTTGGTACCTCACTAGAACAATCTTCTgttccctgcaaaaaaaaaaaaccaagatgaAACAAACACGACTTTACCTTCACCTACAAGAACGTCTGCTGGGTAGTCCTGGACAGGACACTATAATATCTCTGATTCCCAGATGAAAATGCCTGGACACATTGAATGAAATAGCTCAGAACTATCCACCCCTCAAAACTATCCTAGCTCCATCCTGCTAGGAAAGGAGAACCATCTTCATTTGAGGCCTCTGGATCATTCATGAATTTCATGTCATAATTTCCACCAAGGCTTTTTGAAGCCTAAGGCAGAATTTTTTTCATAAAGATGGGGTGTGTGACAACGTCTGCATGATTGCTGGACTCCGGTTATAGCAGGCTCCAGAAAAAGGGTTGCCAACATTAGTGGACCATTTGATCATTCAAGACATGAGGTGCTGCTCAAAGGAGACAGGCTCTTCCCAGTCATTTTAATGACTGTTCCTTCTTTTAATTCAAGTCAATCCAACACATTATTCTTAAATACCCACTGTTCATTTGTCAAAGAATTTTACAAAGTGGTCTCTGCCCTCAATTAATTTTTTGGAGAGTGTAGCACCAAACTGTCTTGAGTAGGGTTGTCTAGAAAAAATATCACACATATTCATTTGGAAACAAGTACCTAGCAGCTGAATACCCCCAATTCCACTCCCCTCTGGCTATTCCCAAGCCAGCTGGCTTGAGTGACCCAGCCTGACAGCTGAGGGCATGGTCTCTTCATTCCCACTTACCTCCTCTGTGTCCACGCTGGAGGCTGAGGCTGTAGTGGCTGCGAGGTTGTAACTGCCAATGAGTAAGAAAGAGACAACCTCAGTGTCTTTAATCTCTCCCCAAATGGGCGGAAGGATGGAG
This genomic stretch from Cervus elaphus chromosome 22, mCerEla1.1, whole genome shotgun sequence harbors:
- the GPRC5D gene encoding G-protein coupled receptor family C group 5 member D isoform X1 → MYEDCKESTGDYYFLCDTEGAWGIVLESLAAVGIVVTVLLLLAFLFLMRRVQDCAHWNVLPTQFLFLLGVLGLFGLAFAFIIQLNQQTAPIRYFLFGVLFALCFSCLLAHASNLVKLVRGRVSFSWTTILCIAIGVSLLQTIIAIEYVTLIMTRGGMFVHMTPYQLNVDFVVLLIYVLFLMALTFFVSKTTFCGPCENWKQHGRFIFVTVLVSIIIWVVWISMLMRGNTQLQRQPQWDDPVICIALVTNAWVFLLLYIVPELCILYRSCQQDCPLPSNACPLPTYERSFRAETQELSRARDSDGAEEDVALTAYGSPQSAADC
- the GPRC5D gene encoding G-protein coupled receptor family C group 5 member D isoform X2, with amino-acid sequence MYEDCKESTGDYYFLCDTEGAWGIVLESLAAVGIVVTVLLLLAFLFLMRRVQDCAHWNVLPTQFLFLLGVLGLFGLAFAFIIQLNQQTAPIRYFLFGVLFALCFSCLLAHASNLVKLVRGRVSFSWTTILCIAIGVSLLQTIIAIEYVTLIMTRGGMFVHMTPYQLNVDFVVLLIYVLFLMALTFFVSKTTFCGPCENWKQHGRFIFVTVLVSIIIWVVWISMLMRGNTQLQRQPQWDDPVICIALVTNAWVFLLLYIVPELCILYRSCQQDCPLPSNACPLPTYERSFRAETQELSRDC